A window of the Streptomyces formicae genome harbors these coding sequences:
- a CDS encoding response regulator: protein MTIRVIIVDDQAMVRAGFAALLAAQPDIDVVGEAPDGRQGVAVARAAHPDVVLMDVRMPELDGLAAAREILSPPPGVVRVPKVLMLTTFDVDDYVYEALRAGASGFLLKDAPPADLISAVRIVASGEALLAPSVTRRLIADFAAQRPAPRRDRASLRLHGLTPRETEVLELIARGMSNQEIAGHLILAEQTVKTHIGRVLSKLALRDRAQAVIFAYESGLVTPGDQ, encoded by the coding sequence TTGACCATCCGCGTGATCATCGTCGACGACCAGGCCATGGTGCGCGCGGGGTTCGCCGCACTGCTGGCAGCGCAGCCGGACATCGACGTGGTGGGTGAGGCACCGGACGGCCGCCAGGGCGTGGCGGTGGCCCGCGCCGCGCACCCCGACGTGGTGCTGATGGACGTACGGATGCCGGAACTGGACGGGCTCGCGGCGGCCCGCGAGATCCTGTCGCCGCCGCCCGGCGTCGTCCGGGTGCCGAAGGTGCTGATGCTGACCACCTTCGACGTGGACGACTACGTGTACGAGGCGCTGCGCGCGGGCGCGTCCGGCTTCCTGCTGAAGGACGCGCCGCCCGCCGATCTGATCTCCGCCGTACGGATCGTGGCGTCGGGCGAGGCGCTCCTCGCGCCCTCCGTGACCCGCCGCCTCATCGCCGACTTCGCCGCTCAGCGCCCGGCCCCCCGCAGGGACCGCGCCTCGCTGCGGCTCCACGGCCTCACCCCGCGCGAGACCGAGGTGCTGGAGCTGATCGCCCGCGGCATGTCCAACCAGGAGATCGCCGGCCATCTGATCCTCGCCGAGCAGACGGTCAAGACCCACATCGGACGGGTCCTGTCCAAGCTCGCCCTGCGCGACCGCGCGCAGGCGGTGATCTTCGCGTACGAGTCGGGGCTGGTGACCCCGGGAGACCAGTAG